AGGCCACTCCCACGTCCAATCAAAATGGCGCCGCCGTGCTGACCGTGTCCGTAAGCGATGGCACGGGCTCGGCCACCCGATCCTTCCAAATCACCGTGAACCCGGTGAATGACGCTCCCACGATTTCCAACATCCCGGATGCCCAGGTGCAAACCGGAAACAACAGCGGGGCCATCCCCTTCACGATCTCAGACGTCGAGACTCCGGCCGAGGATTTGATCCTGAGTGTGGACACCTCCAATCCGGCCTTGATTCCGGTTTCCGCCGTGGTCCTGGGAGGATCGGGCGTTTCCCGCACCGTCCTCGTCACGCCTCCCGGCAACAGCCCCGGAACCGCCATCGTCACCGTCAAAGTCAGCGACGGCCAGTTGACCGGTTCGGACACTTTCACCATCAACGTGTCGGTCGGGGTGGTCGCGCCCAAATTGGTCGATGGCCCTGCCAGCCAGAACGTTCTCGCCGGTGAATCCATCACCTTGTTTGTCAACGCCACCGGCACAGCTCCACTCCAGTATCAATGGTTCTTCAACAACATCGAAATCCCGGGCGCGATCGAACCTGCTTACCTTGTGCGTTCAGCCCAGGCCCAGCAAGCGGGCCACTACACGGTCAAAGTCAGCAACAGCGCCGGCAGTGTGTCGAGTCCTCCCGCCACGATCAACGTGGTGTCATTGGATTTCGGCGACGCGCCTGACAAAGAACAGGGGGGAGCCTTCCCCACTTTGATAACCTCGAATGGAGCCCGTCACGGGCTCGTGCCGGGATTTCTGCTGGGAACGCGCGCCGATTCCGAAGCGAACGGACAACCCAACTCCTTGGCCACCGGGGACGACCTGGCCGGCAATGGAAACGATGAGGACGGTGTGGAACTTCTCACCTCACCCCTCGTTCCCGGCCAAAGCGCCCAAATCAGAGTCACCCTAACCGACACGTCGAAAGAAGGTGGCCGCCTCGACGCGTGGGTGGACTTCAATGGCGATCAAACTTGGAGCGAGCCTGGTGAACGGATCTTCTCCGCCCAAACCCTGGCCGTCGGTGCCAACATTCTCACTTTCCAAGTTCCCAAGGAGGCGAAGACCGGAGACGCCTTCACTCGATTCCGACTCAGCCGAAAAGGCGGGTTGGCTACCACAGGACTCGCTCAAGATGGCGAGGTGGAAGATCATCGGTTCGCCGTGGGAACCACGACAGAATTGAAATTGGACTTTGGCGATGCCCCCACCGTGCTAGCGGCCACCGTGGGCGGCGGTTACCCGACTCTGCTTTCCCAAAACGGCGCCCGACACGCCATCCTGGCGGGCTTCTTCCTCGGTAAATCGGTCGATCCCGAATCAGATGGGCAACCGGCCAATGACGCCAAAGGCGATGATGCCAATCCTGCCTCAATCGACGACGAAGATGGTGTGGAATTCAAAACACCGATCGTGGCCGGCCAAACCGCCGAAATTCTCGTCATCGCTTCCAAACCAGGACGCCTTGATGCGTGGCTCGATTTCAACCGGAATAAAACCTGGGCCGATCAAGGCGAGCAGATTTTCAACAGCGCCATGCTCACGGCCGGCGCCAACAAGTTGTCGTTCAATGTTCCACCGAGTGCCCGTTCTGGATCCTCTTACGCCCGGTTCCGGTTCTCTTCCACCGGCAAGTTACGTTTCCTCGGACCCGCCCTCGACGGTGAAGTGGAGGACTACCGCGTGAGCCTCAAGAGCCAGGGCTGCGACCTGAGCAACAAAGGCGATGATTTCTGGGTGACCTTCCCCGGGAACTATAACCCTCATCCGTCCCCGAGTTCACCCGTGAGCCTTTGCATCGTCGGAGAACCCGGCACGACCGGCGAAGTCACTTTCAATCACCGGATCAACTTCAAACAGCCCTTCACCATCCCGGCCAGCATGTCGGTCAAGATCACCCTGCCCGCCGGGTCCGATCTCGGTGAGGACGTCGACGTCGTCAGGAAAAAGGGCGTCCATATCGTCTCATCCGATCCGGTTGCGGTGTATGGATACAGCCATCGGAAGCATACCACGGACGGATTCCTGGCGCTGCCCTTGGGCGTGATCGGAACCGAATACATGGTCAGCGGCTATGGGAACGTGCACGAGGGAGTGAGCGCGCTCAACGGCACCCAATTCGCCATCGTGGCCACCGAAGACGAGACACGAGTGATCATCACGCCCTCGACTTCCCTGCTCGGCTATCCCAAAGGCGAACCCTTCGAACTCATCCTGAACGAGGGCGACACTTACCAGTTGCGAGATCCTCATGACGCCACTACGGATCTTTCCGGGACCCTGGTTTCGTCTGACAAGCCCATCGCGCTCTTCAGCGGACATCAATGCGCCAATGTGGATTCCAAAACGGAAATGTTCTGCGATTATCTCGTTGAACAAACCGCTCCGCTCAATGCCTGGGCCAAGAGTTACGTCGTCACGCCCCTGGCCACACGATCCGGAGGCGACACGGTCCGCATCCTGGCCGCCCAAGACAAGACCTCGGTATTCCTCAACGGCGCTCCCCTGGCGCAGCTCAACCGTGGGCAATCCAAAGTCATTCATCCCTCAGCCCCCGCGCGCATCGCCTCCGACAAACCCGTGCTCGTCTCCCAGTTCGCGAACAGCTCGGACGCGGACGACGTGGTCGACGCCGACCCCTTCATGATCCATGTTCCGGCGACGCAGTTCTTCTCGAAGGACCACATGATTTGCACCGCCGGAGCGCCCTTCGGCTCGCACTACATCAACATCGTCGCTCCCACGGGACTCGCCATCAAACTGAACGGGGCTCCGCTGGTGGCCGCCTTCGCCGCCATCCCCGGGAGCGGACTTTCCTGGGCACGAGTCGCGATTCCCACCGGCGCCCACGCGATGGAAGCCACCTTGGATTTCGGAGTGATTGTCTATGGATGGGATCTCTACGATTCTTATGGATATCCGGGTGGACTTCATTTCGGCGACCTCACTCCGCCCACCGTCACCTGTCCGGACGAAGTGATTGTCTCGGTGGGAACCGGCGTCGCCATCACGACCGGCCAGGTCGTCTGCGGAGCCCAGGTGCCGGATCTCCGTCCCAAGACCGAGGTCAAGGATAATTGTCCGTTGCCCACCGTGCGGGTGCTCAACCAAACGCCCAGCCCGGGAACATTCGTCGGCATCGGGGAGCACCTCATCGTGATGACGGCCACCGATGCAGCGGGAAACACCGCCACCTGCACCACCCTGCTCAAAGTGGTGGACACCGGAGCGCTCACCATCAAGTGCCCCAACGATCGGATGGTCACTTGCAATAAGGGCAGCGGAGCCCAAGTCTTCTTCGACGCCTTCGCCTCGACCCCCTGCGGAACCAAGGTCCCGGTCGAATGCAACCCGCCATCAGGCAGTGTGTTTCCCCTCGGGAAAACAAAGGTCAAATGTGTTTTGGACGAGAACGGAAAGAGACAGACCTGCTCTTTCTTTGTCACCGTCGTATGCCCCCAGATTTCCATCAATCCTATCAACCCCCTCACAGGAAAGCAGGGTTTCGCCCTCCAGTGGGAGGAAAACATGATCCTCGAGTCGGCTCCATCCCTGGACGGCCCCTGGACCCCACTCCCTTCAGCGCGGCAGCCTTGGGTCGCCGTGCCGGAGACACAACAACAGTTCTTCCGCGTGCGCCCGAGAAACGATACCCGGTGACAGGCTCAAGCTGTTACCAGACGCGAGATTGGAAACAGCATCCTGACCATGGGATGGTCCCCGGGGACAGAAATCTTGAAGATTCCTTGGCGTGAGTCATTTCGCTTTTCATCACGCAGAGATCTCTCGAAGGACGCAAAGGACGGAGCGGAATTCTTCCGAGGCGCCCTTAGGCTGTTCGTCAACAGCGTAACCCTCAAGGCCCTCACGGAGCCAAGATGTTTCGGAGATGGAGAAGCACGCTTGAACCGGTGACCCCGCAAGTGACACAGGCTTCGGATGCTTTCTCTCCGTGTCTCTATGCCTCCGTGAGAACTGTCCGTCCGCCTCGTGGGTCCCGGGCGGTGCGCGCAAGGGGTCGCCTCTCACAATTCAACTAGGGACGAAGGTGCGATAAGTCTTTCCATGCTGGTGTCAGCGGTTGAATGGATTGACCCGCCTTCGCTCGAAATGGCAGACCCACCCTGGCCGTCATGTATCCTCTAAATGAGTCCCTGATCACGCTGTTGCGGCCAAGCAGCGCGCGGCTTGGCCAACCCGTCGTGAAGGACCTCCGGGGACGTGTCGATGATTGGTTTGGTGACGGTGACAGAGGGGGTGTGAATTAGATGGAAGTCGGCCTTCAGATCAGAGCGATCGCGGCCGATGAAAAGAGCGATGAGTGGATGGGAGTCCATGGTGGAGTGCTCGTGTTGAGGGCTTCCCATGGGCTTGACCGGGCGACGGCCATGGAGAAAAGTCGTCATCGCAGCAGAGATGGTGTCTGAGGAGTCGCGAGCGGACCAAGCGCATCCGGCAGGCCGGTCGCTAAAGCCTCCTCCGGCTTCGCCCTAATCTTCGCCGAGACACGCCGTCGTTCAGGCGACTTGTCGTGGGCAGACTTGGCCTGCCGGCGCGCGAAACCAGATCGGACCATGGCCTAGGATGTCCAAAGAGCTCCATCATCATTTCTGGAAAATACGATTCGGCGGTGAAGTGGTTCACCACTGGCGAGGTGTGAGTCTCGCTCCGCTTACCTCGCCAGCGGCGAACCCCTTCGGATAGCCTCTATGGGGTCGTTCGGCGACCACACATCGTTCATCAAACGTGCAAAGATCAGTCCGCATGTTCGCAAACAATGACATTGTTTACCGAGTGAACGCAGCAGACAAAATCTGCTTCACGAACAAGCAGTATGACGAGTTTGCTGCAGCCAATGAAGGCAATGCAGCCCTCACGGCTGCGGTGCTCCACCGCCCCATTTGGGATTTCATTAGTGACCCGACGACCCGTCACTTGTATGAAAAAGTAATTGAAAGGGTGAGGGACGACCGCTCGATCCGGTTCTCCTTTCGCTGTGACTCACCCGCCTGCCGCCGCAAGTTGGAACTGACTGTCGTTTCCGTCGAGGATGGGGGCGTGGAGTTCAGAACGCGCACGATTTCCGAGGAAACCCGCGCGACGCAAGCGCTGCTTCAGCATCGCGCAGGCCCCTCGGAATCTCTGTTGCGCATGTGCGCCTGGTGCAACGCGATCGAGGTAGACGGTGTTTGGGTCGAGGTTGAAGAGGCCGCGCGTCGGCTGCGACTATTCGAACATTCTTACCTCCCGACCCTTACCCATGGGATGTGCGAACCGTGTTTTATGAGGATAAAAAAGACTCTGTCAAATGCATGAATCGTCGCCTAACAAAGATGGGAAGTAGGCGGTGCGGATAAAATGGAGGTCGGACTTCTGATCGGAGCGATCGAAGTCGATGACGAGAGCGAAGAGCGGGTGGGAGTTCATGGTGGTGTGGTCGTGTCGAAGGCCTCCCGCCGACTTGACCGGGCGACGGCAAAACAGTTCGATCATCATCTCGGGAGAATTCGATTCGGCGTCGGTGAGCGAATTGTCCTTGCGAGTGACGTTCGCACTTCTTCCTTCGCGCACCTTGCAACCTTTGGGTGAGGCTGATGAGGTTCCTCACGCAAAGGACGCGAAGGTCGCTGAGAGTGCATCGAGTCGTCGAGTGCTCAGTCCCAACGGTGCGTCCAGGGAGGGACTCG
Above is a genomic segment from Verrucomicrobiota bacterium containing:
- a CDS encoding tandem-95 repeat protein, whose protein sequence is MKSIVFPVYRLLVLVLVIFQGAISLQAIIISAIVDRTIAEDANTGAIAFNLTSFVSRAPTLSGASSNPALVNSAGIVFGGTGGSRTVTVTPIANAFGVTKITITADDLGFGTDTEVFVLTVTAVNDPPTISATPDQTTNEDTALGPLNITVGDVETAATSLDVTAVSLNTTLIPNSSIVLGGSGALRTLTLTPALNQSGTADILVTVSDRTVSVQDRFVVTVNAVNDPPSVGSIEDQTIKEDTSTGLIGLSISDPESPIGSLILTASSSDPVLFPSGSVVFFTTTALGLIATPAANQFGTAIITVTASDRAASSSRSFTIVVNNVNDPPTVTGLSSQTGNEDTPLGPIAFTINDLETPASSLVLSVTSANTSVIQNSGIVFGGSGTSRTLTLTPVLNASGSSLITVTVSDGSNSRSQEFNYTVNAVNDPPVITPIADQSLNEDSSLGPVSFSVTDVDSPVITVTPSSSNQTILPDNNISVTLAKTGATFTLTPALNQNGVVNVTFTARDGSASSTDTFVVTVKPVNDAPTISRTGDQTTNEDTALGPLTFTLTDLETPLGSLTLTGTSSDGVLFPPSSFVFGGSGGTRTLLLTPALNASGSANIVLTVGDGTTTASTAFNVTVNPVNDPPTISNIADQSINEDSNTGALAFTVNDIETAAASLTLSATSSDGALVPPANIVFGGSGSSRTVTVTPASGAFGVATITVTVSDGSASASDSFVLLVGSVNDLPTISNIPDLSVNEDTPTGVIPFTIGDAETPAKSLILSFISSSATLFPPGSVVFGGSGANRTLTATPASNQSGSATITVSVSDGIVSASDSFLITVNPVNDLPAISSISDQTIDEDASTPTLTFSISDAEAPAASLTVSVGSSSNTLFPPGSFTLGGSGSERTLKATPTSNQNGAAVLTVSVSDGTGSATRSFQITVNPVNDAPTISNIPDAQVQTGNNSGAIPFTISDVETPAEDLILSVDTSNPALIPVSAVVLGGSGVSRTVLVTPPGNSPGTAIVTVKVSDGQLTGSDTFTINVSVGVVAPKLVDGPASQNVLAGESITLFVNATGTAPLQYQWFFNNIEIPGAIEPAYLVRSAQAQQAGHYTVKVSNSAGSVSSPPATINVVSLDFGDAPDKEQGGAFPTLITSNGARHGLVPGFLLGTRADSEANGQPNSLATGDDLAGNGNDEDGVELLTSPLVPGQSAQIRVTLTDTSKEGGRLDAWVDFNGDQTWSEPGERIFSAQTLAVGANILTFQVPKEAKTGDAFTRFRLSRKGGLATTGLAQDGEVEDHRFAVGTTTELKLDFGDAPTVLAATVGGGYPTLLSQNGARHAILAGFFLGKSVDPESDGQPANDAKGDDANPASIDDEDGVEFKTPIVAGQTAEILVIASKPGRLDAWLDFNRNKTWADQGEQIFNSAMLTAGANKLSFNVPPSARSGSSYARFRFSSTGKLRFLGPALDGEVEDYRVSLKSQGCDLSNKGDDFWVTFPGNYNPHPSPSSPVSLCIVGEPGTTGEVTFNHRINFKQPFTIPASMSVKITLPAGSDLGEDVDVVRKKGVHIVSSDPVAVYGYSHRKHTTDGFLALPLGVIGTEYMVSGYGNVHEGVSALNGTQFAIVATEDETRVIITPSTSLLGYPKGEPFELILNEGDTYQLRDPHDATTDLSGTLVSSDKPIALFSGHQCANVDSKTEMFCDYLVEQTAPLNAWAKSYVVTPLATRSGGDTVRILAAQDKTSVFLNGAPLAQLNRGQSKVIHPSAPARIASDKPVLVSQFANSSDADDVVDADPFMIHVPATQFFSKDHMICTAGAPFGSHYINIVAPTGLAIKLNGAPLVAAFAAIPGSGLSWARVAIPTGAHAMEATLDFGVIVYGWDLYDSYGYPGGLHFGDLTPPTVTCPDEVIVSVGTGVAITTGQVVCGAQVPDLRPKTEVKDNCPLPTVRVLNQTPSPGTFVGIGEHLIVMTATDAAGNTATCTTLLKVVDTGALTIKCPNDRMVTCNKGSGAQVFFDAFASTPCGTKVPVECNPPSGSVFPLGKTKVKCVLDENGKRQTCSFFVTVVCPQISINPINPLTGKQGFALQWEENMILESAPSLDGPWTPLPSARQPWVAVPETQQQFFRVRPRNDTR